A window from Cryptomeria japonica chromosome 1, Sugi_1.0, whole genome shotgun sequence encodes these proteins:
- the LOC131060106 gene encoding uncharacterized protein LOC131060106 — protein MASSSKVPKIEKADEFSLSMQSMARLPMVPRTEKVDDGGSREIEFPSEPLPKGWEQCLAIKTGELFYICRSCGKRTKKDPRPILKGCRKCLSYIMIPREVKKCPSCNAFLFNV, from the exons ATGGCAAGTTCGTCCAAGGTCCCCAAAATTGAGAAAGCTGATGAATTTTCCCTTTCCATGCAATCAATGGCAAGATTGCCCATGGTCCCCAGAACTGAGAAAGTTGATGATGGCGGGTCCAGGGAAATAGAGTTTCCTTCTGAGCCTTTGCCCAAAGGTTGGGAGCAATGTCTGGCTATTAAG ACAGGGGAGTTGTTCTACATTTGCAGGAGCTGTGgcaaaagaacaaagaaagatcccCGTCCCATTCTGAAAGGTTGCAGGAAATGCCTGTCATATATCATGATACCCAGAGAAGTTAAGAAGTGTCCTTCATGTAATGCTTTTTTGTTCAATGTATGA